The genomic stretch GTCGCCGAAAGGTCCGAAACCGGGAGCTAAGAAGATGGCGCTGGTCGGCGCCACCTACACCGTGGACCGTTTCGAGCGGACTCCGGAGGACGTGGTGGACTCGCTGTTTCGCCGGCCCGGCGCGTCGGCCGCGCGAGATCGGCCTCACCCTCAACATAAGCGGGTTCGAGCGAGCCTCGCGCGCGACCAGGAGGGGACAACTCAACCTGCCATGGAAGAGATCTTTGGTTGGATGGGCCTGGAAATCGCTGAGCGCAATTCCCTCGAGCAGAGGCCGTTGGTGCTGCTGATGGACGGTCAGACCACGCTCTGGGAGGCGGCGCAAATCTATCTCCCTGTCCACGCTATCCAGATTCTCGATCTGCTCCATGTCACGCCGCGCCTGTGGCGCGCAGCCTATCTCTTCCATCCCAAGGGCAGCGCCGCGGTCGCCCAATTCGTCCGCCAACGCGTCTCTCGGATCCTCCGTGGAGAGATCCGTTCGGTGGTCACCGGCTTGCGACGCATGGGCACTCTCAGCGGACTGAGAGGCCGCAAGAACAAACAACTGATAAAAATCTGTCAGTACTTTGAAAACAACCGCCACCGCATGCAGTACCACGAATACCTCCGCGCGGGCTACCCTATCGCTACGGGCGTGATTGAGGGCGCCTGTCGGCATCTGGTCAAGGACCGCTTGGAGAGAGCTGGGATGCAATGGGTGCTCCAAGGCGCACAAGCCATGCTGGATCTGCGGAGCATTCACCTCGGCAACCAATGGGACGAGTTTCAGGCGTTTCGTATCGTAAAGGAGACGGAACGCTTACATCCACATACTGACCTGACTGACGACGCGGAATGGGCTATCGGTAGATGTCAAGGTAGTTGTCGCCTCAGCGGTGCTATTTGCGCCGGTAGCCGACCCAACCGGGGGAGAAATCCTGCTCGGAAGCAATCCCTCCTCTCATCCCTCCCAACCAAGCCAACCAAGCCAACCAAGCCAACCAAGCCATGGGAATGGCGCCCGATATCGAGCGAGCTACCATGTTCACTGCTGGCCGATTTGCGAGAGAAGAGCTGGTCGGCCTTGCCACCAGCAGCGACCCATCCAGACGGGTGCACTTCGTTGAGCGGCGGGCTCAGAGCTCTGGGTGAGGATGACGTAGTTTTCATTGGCCTGCCGGGTCGCGTGGCGGTCTAAGCAGCAGCGAGGAGATCCTTGGCGGAGGACTTCTTCTCAGGATTGAGATAGACCGTCTTGATGGGTTGCCAGTTGCGAGTCGCTCCGGACCACCGACGAGGATTTCGCCGCCGAGCTCGCTCGTAGACGCGATGGCGCTGGCTGAGGATCTCCTGCTCGCGACCATAGTGCCGATCGTCAGGAGTCACGAAGCGGATCGCGCTGTGAAGGTGCTCGGTGTTGTACCAGCGCACGAAGCCCTCGACCCAGAGCCTCGCCTCTTCGAGGGAAGCGAAGGGGCGGCAGGGGTAGCCTGGTCGGTACTTCAAAGTCCGGAACAGCGCCTCGGAGTAGGGGTTGTCGTCACTGACTCGCGGCCGGCTGAAGGAAGCGACGACGCCCAGGCGCTGGAGCGTAGCCAGCATCGTCGAGCCCTTCATCGGACCGCCATTGTCGGAGTGCAACACGACACCCTCCGGATCCAGGTCGTGACGACGGCAGGTCTGCTCGAAGAGCTCCGACGCCAGATCCATCGACTCCTCGCCGTAGACCTTCGCGCCCATGATCTTGCGACTCCAGACATCCAGAATCAGGTAGAGGTAGAAGAAGCTACCGCGCACCGGAGATCGCAAGTAGGTGATGTCCCAGGAGAACACCTGGCACGGACCCGTGGCGACATGCTCTCGGGGGCGCCACCTCACGG from bacterium encodes the following:
- a CDS encoding IS3 family transposase, with protein sequence QMVLDLIDAAVCAGARLELACETIGLSARTIQRWREQGGGCDRRHGPHSEPANKLSAAERQEVLEIVNSPQYCDLSPNQIVPRLADAGIYVASEATMYRLLREVELLAHHQRSRPAVRWRPREHVATGPCQVFSWDITYLRSPVRGSFFYLYLILDVWSRKIMGAKVYGEESMDLASELFEQTCRRHDLDPEGVVLHSDNGGPMKGSTMLATLQRLGVVASFSRPRVSDDNPYSEALFRTLKYRPGYPCRPFASLEEARLWVEGFVRWYNTEHLHSAIRFVTPDDRHYGREQEILSQRHRVYERARRRNPRRWSGATRNWQPIKTVYLNPEKKSSAKDLLAAA